The DNA region CGGTCACATCTTTATCAATATTCTCTCATTTGAATGGAGTAATAATTTATATGATTTGAGtacatatttaaattaatttttaaaaaattttaaattagatatttattaattaataactttttattattttaaaatatttttagacaAATTGGTTATActgtaaaagaaaattaatttaacttataattataattttttaaatttaattattttataataaaattttttaaagatttattttttaatatgcatattagaaatttaattgaaaGTAAGGTAATTTGTATAACAAGAgcaattcttaaaaaatttaaaataataaaattttattaaaaatcaaattaactaatttaaagttttttacggactattttagtatatttattgttataatttttaattattaaaaaaataaattagtgatgtcaaaaatattttacttatgttatttttatatctttttatattatttttctcgCTATCAAatgcttaatttacttttttttttttccttcatatCACTTAAGTTctgtttatttatatatattatacatatttatttatttttaacatagatgtttactttttcataaaaaatattttaacaataatGTAGATacaagatgtaaagaaaaatagACAATGGGAgagcattttttcttttaaaaaacaaaaaaattaaccctCCCAAAGCACCTCTCTACTAGTCCATCGAGTTCCTGGAAAAAAGTTTTGTTGGAAAGAGTTAGCCAAGGCATTTTCAGTTATGGCGTAAATTCACGTctacttattttaattttatacaaagataataattattaattactaaaagataatttagttaaatatatcaaaatatttgataataatcaATTATAATCTTCAGATAAAAATAATTACACGTAAATAGTCCGCTTCACTTATATACTGAATTCAAAATGTGTTCATCAAAGTATTATCCTcgtgttcacatttctgattcggataTCCGAATCTTGAATTTTTGGTCATTTAAACAATAAaaccttgagaatatctattATCCTCTGAATCATTTTTTATAGAACAACTTTAACTCTTACAACCCGAATATTCAAACTGGTTCAAAGATCGGTTGGTGTTGGACTAGTGCGGCTTCAAAGGTTTATAACGCTCGTAGTGGTTATTTATGGCTCAGTAAGAAAatgtttagttgggaggataggagaattggctttggctttggcatcAATATGTTTCGCAAAAGCACAAATTTTTAGCTTGATTACATCTTCgagaggctcttcctactgctgcaTTTCGTTTTAAGAGGAGTATTTCGCACACGGATAATTGTCCATAATATTTCTCAGGTCAAGAATCGGTTTTATATTGCATTCGTGATTTTGTCCAAAAGTCTAGCTAATTTAGCAAGTTTTGGAGATCTCCGGTCAACCACTGGATTTGATGAGTTAGTACTTATATAATAGCAAATAAcgcccctttagattcttttctagtctctggtggatttggtgtTCGAAGAATAACGAGATCTTTTATGTCCACGAGCCTTGGACCACGGACAAGATAACtggtatggctttgtccttgGAAAAGGAGTTTcagaatattttattttgagttgcAGCGAGTGTCTATACCCTCTACCATTAGTGGCTTATGGATTCCCCAATCggtgggtacctttaagattatGTGATGCTAGCTATTCTACCAATGGTGTTCAGGTTGGTTTTGCATGTGTCAGCAAGGAGTGATAGTATTCTACAAGGAGAGTTATTTGCTACTTGAAAATGCTTTCTTTTAACTTGGGACTCAGGACAAAGAGATATTATATATGAGACAGATTGTGTGGAGaccttttattattgttatttatagGATTGCTCTGATTTTTTGATCCTTTGGGGTTGAAAATTCGAGTATCATGTCTTGGCAATGGCGTGCTAATCTCTagttgatcttgagagatgcaaacacagtAGTAGACATCATGATAAAGACTGCGCAATGAGAATCCTTTTTCTTCAAGTAGAGCTTCCGATGCCTTAAAAAGAGTTTTAAGAGTAGTATTTAGTGGACCTATCTTTattaaacaattatttatttatttatttggtttttttttttatcacgaacaaaaaaaattattatcctCCAAAATATACATGCGGTGATTAATTTGATTTGGTTTAAGGCGATAAAATAAGAATAGGAAACTTATACAACAACCCATCATTCGAAAGCCACAACTAAGTGACCTTATTAATACAAACAAATGAATCAAAacttaaaaagtaactaaataggaaacaaataataataaagcaTATAGCTAGATACTTAAACTTAATTAGAAATAGATGAAAAAATCCTTCTTATTAGCTTTAgttattattctaatattaatgcACATAAACTCAAATCAAGAACATATAGCTGCTAATAGTAGTTCATCATCAGAATCAAACATCTGAGAAGTAGTATTTGAGGAGTTGTTGGCACTGAGGCAATGCCTCATCCTTCAAGAAACCAAGGTTATTAGCATAGTGGACATGGTTGAGTAGGCCATTTTTATAGTGGGACAGCACCAAGGTGGCCTTGCTACGCCCTGGGTCTGCTTTGTTGCACCCCAACACTGGGCTGTGAACAAGAACACTCTCACAATTGTGCTCATTGAACTCTTTGTCAACCTCAATTCCGTATGTTCCAGTGTTGTCTGTTTTAACTTCCGTGTAATACTCTACTTTCATTGTCTTCTTGTTTTTGCACTGAATTGCCACCGTTGCACCTAATTAATTAACCACCAATTCAATAAAATCACATTAGTTAAAGTAGTCACCTCCTCAGAAAGACCCATATATACATGCAAATAGTTTTAGTtgagtgaaaaataataatagttttaccaaatttataattaggtttttatgtattttttaattaaattttatattatttttaactttttaattaggtttttttaatataaaaattattagaataaactaaatattttttttataaattaaaaatattcataattaagaatataattaaattttttattatatattttttatgaaaaatattcagttaattttaatatttttatataaaaaatatttaattataaaattaaaaataatataaaaatttaattaaaaatttaataaaattagagagattaacagagtaattaaatgataatgataatgtaCCTGGAATGTAGAAGGTGGCCttagtttcaaaaccaaaacGGCAGGTATCACAATAAACTCTGCCTTTGACATGGCAAGCTTCTGTTGCAAAAGCGAAAGAGAGGgataccaacaccaacaccaccaacTTATTCATTCCCATCATCATGGTTATGACTTACTCTAATTTGATGAGTATATATATAGTTAGTAATGTACCAAAATGGGAgtgaaaattatatatagagaGGAATTGGAGGAACAAtatagttaattattattattaattttatatgtgtATGCTAATTCTAAATATTCTCACTATGTATACTTATCTCGTGTGTTTTTCAGAGACCGCGCCTAATGCGCCATAAGAAGTGAATCATGTCTCAAAGTCTAAAGTTTATAACTTCGGGATTGGTGCCATTAATTCCTTCCACATGCGACCTAACatgctccttcttcttccttctccgtCTCTTCCGTTCTTGATTCTTACTTTCTTAATTAGTtctaagtaattaattaatatatatccacgattattttgttaaattatgaTTGATTTTAGATTTGTTTGTTTATTGGGATAAGTTATTTTGACaccattttactttatttttgtatGCGTGCTTTtagtaatttatcttttttacaaAACTGAATAGctcaaatatataattatataatataaattgtatagttttaaaaaatattataacattATTATGTCTATATAATAAATTCATAGTTTGATAAATACATACACAagagtatttaatttattttcatttgagaAGTTTAAACAACTAAATGTGtatttggattacagtttgcaaactagagtttgtataaaattgattttgtaaaattgattttgatgataaGTTAGTTTgagttaacgtgatttatgtttggtaatctttatatcaaaattgattatagtaaaataaatgttgtttgtattatactactcaaaatcacttttagatgaaaaattattaaaatagacatcAATTTTATATACCTGCAAAATcagaatactataaaaaataatataaaaaatatttatcatataaataaaataaatacaataaaaaataaaaatataaaagagagtactatagATTTTATAATGTcacacaaa from Arachis hypogaea cultivar Tifrunner chromosome 10, arahy.Tifrunner.gnm2.J5K5, whole genome shotgun sequence includes:
- the LOC112718182 gene encoding protein DOWNSTREAM OF FLC, whose translation is MMMGMNKLVVLVLVSLSFAFATEACHVKGRVYCDTCRFGFETKATFYIPGATVAIQCKNKKTMKVEYYTEVKTDNTGTYGIEVDKEFNEHNCESVLVHSPVLGCNKADPGRSKATLVLSHYKNGLLNHVHYANNLGFLKDEALPQCQQLLKYYFSDV